In Marasmius oreades isolate 03SP1 chromosome 1, whole genome shotgun sequence, one DNA window encodes the following:
- a CDS encoding uncharacterized protein (BUSCO:EOG09262MFL), producing the protein MARLFSDAWQVVIGIETHVQLKCRQKLFSRATNGLLSDSPNSRYNVFDAAFPGTLPKLNPKCVDLAVRAALALNCNLKPRSNFDRKHYFYPDQPVGYQITQYYSPFALDGTLTLPKLGRRVRIKQIQLEQDTGKSVFDYKTQSTLVDLNRAGAGLIEIVTEPDLRSTEEAAEYVRSLQTLLRSMGVSDGNMEAGSLRCDINVSLNRHGEPLGTRCEIKNINSVRFMVAGIQHEIERQKSILCAPSPMQVSQETRGFDEHRWETYTIRSKEDAPDYRYMPDPNLGTLTLDENTIEHVRNRLPPTPEATRNRLINTYGPRGVSEDSIDVLMGLDSSLDVPFDGGTISNHESHSTNSVAYFDTLCKGRDPREVINWITQTLLGLLSTMGKSFSTSYLATSQMGTLIDLVSNGEMTRSSGRLLLRHILLHSPSPDTSIRRLAKDLDLISIGPTDHADEICRRAIEALPSEVAAIRSGNKNVLNRLIGWVVRETKGKADVQKTRSRLEDLISKM; encoded by the exons ATGGCTCGCCTTTTCTCCGATGCCTGGCAAGTCGTTATTGGCATCGAAACTCACGTCCAGTTGAAATGTCGTCAAAAGCTATTCTCAAGGGCCACGAACGGACTTCTCAGTGACTCTCCCAATTCTCGATATAACGTTTTCGACGCAGCTTTCCCCGGAACGCTTCCCAAACTCAACCCGAAATGCGTGGACTTGGCTGTTCGAGCTGCTTTAGCATTGAACTGCAACTTGAAACCAAGATCAAATTTTGACAGAAAACATTATTTCTATCCTGACCAACCGGTGGGGTATCAAATTACTCAATACTACTCACCATTCGCCCTCGACGGGACCCTTACCCTTCCAAAACTGGGTAGACGTGTCCGAATCAAGCAGATTCAGCTCGAGCAG GACACCGGGAAATCAGTTTTCGACTACAAAACACAGTCTACTCTAGTTGATTTGAACCGGGCGGGAGCTGGACTAATTGAAATAGTTACAGAGCCGGACTTGAGGTCTACAGAAGAAGCTGCGGAGTATGTGCGCTCACTGCAAACGTTATTAAGAAGTATGGGAGTCAGTGATGGAAACATGGAAGCA GGTTCTCTGAGATGTGATATCAACGTTTCCTTGAACCGACATGGCGAACCCCTTGGAACGCGCTGTGAGATCAAGAACATCAACAGTGTAAGATTTATGGTTGCGGGCATTC AACACGAAATTGAACGTCAGAAAAGTATTCTTTGTGCACCATCACCTATGCAAGTCAGCCAGGAAACGCGAGGTTTTGACGAGCATCGTTGGGAAACCTACACGATCCGTTCAAAGGAGGATGCCCCCGATTATCGATACATGCCTGACCCGAATTTGGGAACTCTTACCCTTGATGAG AATACCATTGAACACGTCCGAAACCGCTTACCACCGACACCTGAAGCCACTCGGAATCGTCTCATTAATACCTACGGGCCCCGTGGTGTCAGTGAGGATAGCATTGACGTATTGATGGGATTGGACTCTTCCCTAGATGTACCTTTCGATGGCGGCACCATTTCGAACCATGAAAGTCACTCGACGAATTCTGTAGCTTACTTCGACACTTTATGCAAAGGAAGGGATCCACGCGAGGTCATCAACTG GATCACTCAAACCCTCCTTGGCCTTCTTTCCAcgatgggaaaatcattttctACATCTTACCTTGCAACTTCACAGATGGGTACTCTCATAGATCTGGTCTCAAATGGAGAAATGACGAGATCGTCCGGGAGGTTACTTTTACGACACATCCTCCTCCATTCACCATCCCCTGATACGTCAATAAGAAGGCTCGCGAAGGACCTCGATCTCATCTCTATCGGCCCCACTGACCATGCAGACGAAATATGTCGACGCGCAATTGAAGCCCTTCCCTCTGAAGTTGCTGCCATTAGGTCAGGCAACAAGAATGTCTTGAATAGACTGATAGGATGGGTCGTGAGAGAGACCAAGGGCAAAGCGGATGTGCAAAAAACAAGAAGTCGGCTGGAGGATCTGATATCGAAAATGTAG